Proteins co-encoded in one Ananas comosus cultivar F153 linkage group 15, ASM154086v1, whole genome shotgun sequence genomic window:
- the LOC109721537 gene encoding uncharacterized protein LOC109721537, with protein sequence MFVKKYNGMHVIVLLFVDDMIVTEDNTEEISKLRDELSIRFEIKNLDELSHFFGLEVEKGIDYIFVSQKHYDSKLVENFGSKESKSCSIPMDTNMRLRQGDGKAIEDPRLYRTLIDSL encoded by the coding sequence ATGTTTGTGAAGAAGTATAATGGAATGCATGTTATTGTGTTGCTCTTTGTGGATGACATGATTGTTACTGAAGACAATACTGAGGAAATTAGTAAGCTTAGGGATGAGCTTTCTATTcggtttgaaattaaaaatttagatgagTTGAGCCACTTTTTTGGATTGGAAGTTGAGAAGGGTATTGATTATATTTTTGTCTCTCAAAAACACTATGACTCGAAGCTTGTTGAAAATTTTGGTTCGAAGGAGAGCAAGTCATGCTCTATTCCTATGGATACAAATATGAGATTACGACAGGGTGATGGTAAGGCAATTGAGGATCCAAGGCTTTATCGAACACTTATTGATAGCTTGTAA